The Chitinophaga caeni genome segment ATAATGAAAGAAGCGATCTTCCTTTACGACATAAAGATATAAGCCACTATTTTGAGTGCCGATCCAAAGATTATGATCATCATCTTCTGCAATACTGGTAATATAATTGGACTTTAGACTATTACCGTCAGCCAGTTGCTGATCGAAATTAACAACGCGGAATTGATTCCCCTGCATTTCAATCATGGACAAGCCTTTATCGGTGCCGACCCATAAATTATGCAGATGATCTTCATAGATTGCCCTTATTTCATCACCGGCGAGGCCCTGTTCCCGGGAGAATGACAATAATTTGTCTGACTTTGGATTTAAGAAAGCATATAAACCGTCAACGGCGCCAACCCAAACGGCTCCTGAAGAGCTGAAATATATACTATTGATACCATCGATTCCTATCCTTTGGAATTGATCGGTTTGCGGATTGTATTTATTCAACCCACTAGTAGTTCCCACCCAAAGGTTTCCCTTATTATCAGTTGCTAATGATAATATATTATTATTTGATATACTACTACTATCCTTGGCATTTGTTTTATAAACCTTGAAGCGCTTCCCATCGTAACGGTTCAGGCCATTCGCGGTTCCAATCCATATGAAGCCGAAATCATCTTGCTCAAGCGACAATACGGAATTATTTGACAGCCCATCTTCAATTTTCAGATGGTCAAACGATAGATTTTGGGCAATGCAGCTAAAAAAACCAAGAAAATTAATAGCAAATAATAAAAGGCAAAATATAATATATTTTAGCGCTTCACTTGACCGCATTGAGTTTTTCTGTTAAAATTATATCAATCCTATTTTAATCAAACACTTAAATTATCTAGTATTCTCTACTGTAATCTATTAATAAAGTTGCGTAACTCTCCATTATTTTTCAAAAAACCCTAAAAAAATATTATTGATAATCAATAATATACAAGTCCATTTACAAATCCCCCCCAATTTATTGCCGATATCCCCCCTGGTAATTTCGCGTCATCTGAAATATTTGTCTTGATACGCTGCTATAATAAAGAGCTCAATGGATTGTCCGCGTTATGAAAGAGCTCAATGGATTATCCACGTCACTCTGTTATTGCCGCTTGCATTTTTTCAACCTAAAATCAAAGCTGCTATGAGACTTTTGTTCAATTCCCAAAGGTATCATTCGCTCCGAATGAAAATACTCTTGGGAGTACTAGCATTAATTATCAATCCCTTAATTACTTTTTCACAATCAAAAAAAATTACCGGTAGAGTTATCGACGAGGCCAACAAACCGGTTCCGGGTGTTTCCATCAGGATTAAAAACACGGCTTCGGGTACGACCAGCGATGCGGAAGGAAAATTTTCTCTTTCTGTACCAGCCGGGGCCGTACTCGTTTTCAGTAATATCAATTACGACACGCGGGAAATGGAAGTTGGCGACCAAACTTCAATGATCGTACAACTCGTAACCAAAGTTTCCGATCTGAATACGGTGGTCGTGGTTGGTTATGGCTCCAGGAGCAAGGCCGATGTTGGGGGCGCTGTAATTTCGGTGGACGAAAAAATATTGAAAGATCGTCCCGTGACCAATACCTTATCAGCGCTGCAAGGCGCTGCTCCGGGTTTAGTAATCACCCGCAGCAACGGTCAACCCGGCCGGGAAGGATGGACTGCCCGCATCCGTGGTATTACCAGCTTGGGAGCGCAAAATGCGCCGCTCTTCATCATCGATGGTGTAGAAGGCGATATTAACTCGATTAACCCGAATGATATTCAAAATATTACCGTTCTAGAAGATGCCGCTTCCGCCGCCATTTACGGCGCCAAAGCAGGTGGCGGTGTGATCTTGGTGACAACGAAAGGCGGGAAGGCTAACCAAAAAACCAGGGTGGATTTCTCCTCCATGTACACCTGGCGGACTACCTATGCGCGTCCCGAAGGATTGAGCTCAAGGAAAGAAGGGGAGTTGTTGAATGCTGCCAACGTAAACGGGGGCGGTAACCCCGCTTTCAGCGAGCAACAATTGGAATGGTTTGACGATCCGAACGTAGATGATTATCTAAACCCGAATACCAATCAATGGGAATATTATTACAATAATAGCATGCAGGATATCCTGATGCGCAACCAAAGCCCGCAAAGAAACCTGAACCTCTCCGTAAGCGGTGGCGGCGATAAGTCTTCGTTCCTGTTTTCAATGGGATACCTTGACCAACAAGGAGTATTCAAATTCGGGCCTGACCAATATAGCCGCTTCAATGCCCGGATTAATTACAATACGAAGTTTTCAAATGTATTTAGCCTAGATACCAGGCTTTCCTTTGCCAAGGAAAATATCATGGCGCCTTCGGTGGGCGTATCCGGGAGTTATGGTTTGATGTATAACGTGTATTCCATCCGCGCATCGAGGAACCCTATTTTCACACCGGGATCCGATGGTAAGTTATACGCATTTATCGGCACGATTTCCAATGCTTACCCGATACTGAAAGACGGCGGTTACGATGACGAGGATAAGTACAACGTCAACGGCGTAGTAACTCTTTCTGCCAAGCAAATCGTGAAGGGATTAAACCTAAAAGCGGTATATAGCCCCGGCTTAGTGCTTTCTAACAGGGAAATTTATAATAAAACCGTTCCCCGTTGGACGATAGATCAAAACATGAACCCGGTGCCCGGAACTTCCATTAACCCGGTAAATTCCCTTAACAAGAGCAGGCCGTATTCTATTACACAAAACTTCTTCACCACGGCAGATTATAACTATTCGATCGATAAACATAATTTCAACTTATTGGGTGGTTATGAATATAAAATCTACCAATACGACCGGATCCAGGCCATCCAAAGGGCATTATTATTGAACGATTTCCCTACCCTCAATTATACAACCTTGGCGAATGCCGACGTGGGTAACGTATCGGATAATATCCAGGTTAATACTTGGATCTCGTATTTCGGCAGGCTGTCTTATAACTACAACAAGAAATACTATTTAGAAGGTACCTTCAGGCGCGATGGAAGCTCCAGGCTAGCGCCGGGGCATAAATTCCAGAACTTTTACGCGGTCAATGCTTTCTGGAGAATAGCCGAAGAAGAATGGTTTAAAACCGCCTTGCCCTGGATCGATGAATTTAAAGTTGCGGCATCTTACGGTACTACCGGCGGGGCGCAAACATCAGACCCGAATGCTAACAACTACGATTTCCAAAGTCCGCTCTCCAGGTCTTATTACCCTTTCAACGATGCCCGTACGGCGATGTTTTGGCAAGGATCATTACCGGCAGACAGCAAAGCATGGGAAATCATCAAAACGGCTAATATCGGCTTCGATCTTGAAATGCTGAGAAGCAGGCTGCGCATCCACTTTGATTATTTCAAGAAGACCAACGACAATGTATTCGTTGCCCAACAATTGCCTTCTATGCTAGGTGTGGCGCCGAATGCAGCCAACTTGGCCGCGATCAAGGTAACCGGATGGGGCGTCAATATCAACTGGACTGACCAGTTTAAAAACGGTAGTTACTTTATCTCCGCCAACCTGAGTGATGATAAGAATACCGTTGTGAAAAACATCGGCGGTACCGTGTATGGACAGGGAATTAATTCAGCCCTGGTTGGCATGTCTACCAATTCAATCTTCGGCTATAAAGCAGATGGATATTTTGATACAGAAGATGAATTAGCAGGATCACCGGTGCGTGTCAGCAATACATCTGTAGGTGATATCAAGCTAATAGACAGGAATAAAGACGGTTTCATTAACGAGGGTGTCAATACAGCCGAAAATCATGGCGACCTGGTGTACCTGGGTAATACCAACTCCCGTTATGTATTTGGTATTAATGCCGGGGTAAACTGGAAAGGATTCGATATATCCGTGTTATTTAACGGGGTAGGTAAGAGGAATGTATTGATTAATCCTGAAAACGCTATGGCATTTTACAGCGGCTGGATCATGCCTTGGAAAATCCACGAAGACTACTGGAGACCTGATAACCTCGATGCCAAGTTCCCTAGAATATTGGTGAGCGATAGGATCAACAATGTTGTGTCATCGCATTGGGTACAGGATGCCAGCTATATCCGTTTAAAGAATTTACAAGTTGGCTACACCCTAACCAAGGATAAACATCACATCAAGGGATTAGGTGATGTACGCCTTTATTTTTCCGGCCAGGATTTGTGGGAAAAAACAGGCATGTGGTTTAATTACTACGACCCTGAAAATACGGACAGGATCTCTTACGGCTACCCGATGTGGAGAAGTTACGCAATGGGGCTGAATGTTAGCTTCTAGTAAATGCCGGGAACAGTTTTTTCTTAAACGACAAAGACATTATTGTATATGAAAACATTAATAGCAACAAATAAAATAACACTTCTTCTTGCCGCAGCCGGAATAGGTTTATTTTTAAATAGCTGCACCAAGCAACTCGATCAGAATACGCAATCGGTGATCACCGATCCCATTTTCTGGAAAACAGAAAGCGACTTGATCGCAGGTACGAACTACTTATATAGTAGTCTGCCCGACTTCAATACTCCATTGGAAGACCGCATGAGCGACCTGGCCGTAAATATTACCACCCGGACGGTAGACCAGGTGAGTGACGGCTCCCGGAATATCCCGTCCAATGACGGACGTTGGAATAATGCTTATGCTTACATCCGCGCAGCGAATAATGTAATTGAAAAATCAGCCGGTATACCTAGTGGCGAGATGAAGACTTACTGCATCGCGCAAGCCAGGTTTTTCAGGGCAATGTCCTATTTTAACTTGGTTAAAATTTACGGCGATGTACCTTACATCTGGAGAACGATTACAGGTAGGGATGATGAATTGTTGTACACCCCAAGAACCGCCAGGGAGACCGTGGTAGATTCCATATATGCAGATTTGGACTTTGCAGCGGCCAATTGTCCGCAGGCAGATCAACTACCGGGTAGTTCTTCGGCTAGCGGCGTAGCCGGAAAAGAATATGGCCGCATTACAAGAAGTGCCGCTTTAGCCTTTAAATCCAGGGTAGCATTGTATGAAGGAAGCTGGAATAAGTTTCATGGTGCACCGGAGTTTACGGGAACTAAAAACCCCACTAAGCATTTCACCATTGCGAAAGAAGCCGCCCAAACGGTGATGAATGAAGCGAAGCATAGTTTATTCACCGGCACAGGCGAACTTAGCTACCAGGATCTTTTCAGGTACCCCGGCGAATATTATGCTAACAATAAGGAAAATATTCTCGTTAGATTGTACGGGCAAAACATGTCGAACAGCATCGCTTCACATTCCTATATGCGGAATAACCTGACCGATGGCGGCAATGCGGCAACGAGAGCTTATGTAAACCTAGCGTTATATTCAGATGGCTTACCGGCCGGGAAATCCACCCTTGATTCCAACGGGATCGAAACAGGTTTGCTCACCGATACCAGGAATAGAGATCCCAGGTTAGTTATGACGCTGTTCAAAGTTGGCGATCCTTATGCGTCCATTTCTGGCGGTACGCCCATTTATGGAAATACATTTTATTACCACCAGCAGAAATATTGGACGGGGCAGGCAGATTTCTTAACCGCCCAAGTGTACTTAGATTATATAGCCATCCGCTACGCGGAAGTTTTGTTGAACTACGCAGAAGCGACTTACGAGCTCAATGAAAGTATTTCGGATGCCGATCTGAACGCTACAATCAACCTGCTACGGAATAGGGCCAGCAACAACGACATCAGTAAATTACCGTTATTGACAAATGCATTCGTGAATTCGAACGGCCTGAGCATGCGGGAAGAAATTCGTAGGGAACGAACAATTGAGCTGGCATTTGAAGGCTTCAGGTACTGGGATCTGATCAGGTGGAAAACCGCGGAAGTAGAATTGCCCAAAGCAATTATTGAAAGGAAATATTTCGATGATATCAATTATGGCGGCTCGGTTGTACCACCGTTATTAGACGGGTACGTATTATTCCAAGCGGCAGATAAAAGGAAATTTGATACGCAAAAAGATTATTTGTGGCCATTGCCTTCCGCACAAATCGGTTTGAGTAACAACACTTTAACACAAAATCCAAACTGGCAATAAAATAGCTTTGATTTTAACAGGGCTTCGTTATTTATTCCTTTTAATTAAGGGGTAAATAATGAGGCCCACATTTTTCATTGAGTACCTTAATTCATAATACATGAAGAAACTGGGGGTTGTAATATTATCTGCATCGATCATTTTTTCTGCTTGTCACCTTTCCCGGGAAAGCACTGTAGATGGGAAGACCGCAGCATTAGCTTTCATAGATCAAAATTTTAAACATGCCGACACCATGCTTAGCAAGCTGCTGGATGATGCCAATCAAAACTTCAACGAAAAAGATCCGGCATATCCCAGGACGATCAATAAAAACGGGGAATTGGTAAGCACTTCTATGTATGATTGGACCCCGGGCTTTTTCCCCGGCAACCTTTGGCAGGCATACGAGTACCTTAATAGCGATCAATATAAATCCGAAGCCAGGAGGTGGACGGAAAGCCTTGCCCCTTTACAAACATTTACCGGCAATCACGACCTGGGTTTCATGATGTATTGTAGCTATGGTAATGCTTACAGGCTCACTAAGAACGAGTCTTACAAATCCGTATTAATCAATGCAGCCAAAGCATTGAGTACGAGGTACAACGCTACAACCGGCTGCATAAAATCCTGGAATGTCTTTAGATCTAAACACGGCGATGCCGAATATCACTTCCCGGTAATTATTGACAACATGATGAACCTGGAGATGCTGTTCTTCGCTTCCAAAATAAGCGGCGATACCAGTTTCCGGCATATCGCCATTACCCATGCCTTGACCACGATGAAAAATCATATCAGGCCAGACTACAGTTCTTACCATGTCGTTTGTTATGACAGTACTTCCGGGAAGGTATTAGCAAGGGAAACATCGCAAGGATATGCTGATAATTCAACCTGGGCTCGCGGGCAAGCCTGGGCATTGTACGGTTTTACCATGTGCTACCGCGAAACGGAAGATCAGCGGTTTTTAACAACTGCCTTAGGACTGGCAGATTACATCGTAAATAATAAGAACCTGCCGACCGATAAAATTCCATATTGGGATTTTAATGCTGATGAACCCGGCTATACACCCGGCGTTAAATCTCATGCATTAGAGGTAACCGGGAAGTTCCGGGATGTTTCATCCGCCAGCATTATAGCATCGGCTTTATTTGAATTAAGTACTTATGCTAAGGCACAAGAAGCACAACGATATAA includes the following:
- a CDS encoding glycoside hydrolase family 88 protein; this translates as MKKLGVVILSASIIFSACHLSRESTVDGKTAALAFIDQNFKHADTMLSKLLDDANQNFNEKDPAYPRTINKNGELVSTSMYDWTPGFFPGNLWQAYEYLNSDQYKSEARRWTESLAPLQTFTGNHDLGFMMYCSYGNAYRLTKNESYKSVLINAAKALSTRYNATTGCIKSWNVFRSKHGDAEYHFPVIIDNMMNLEMLFFASKISGDTSFRHIAITHALTTMKNHIRPDYSSYHVVCYDSTSGKVLARETSQGYADNSTWARGQAWALYGFTMCYRETEDQRFLTTALGLADYIVNNKNLPTDKIPYWDFNADEPGYTPGVKSHALEVTGKFRDVSSASIIASALFELSTYAKAQEAQRYKDVAIKILHSLSSPGYTAQLGTNGHFILEHSVGSIPDGVEIDVPLVYADYYYLEALIRYKKLLEGEKII
- a CDS encoding RagB/SusD family nutrient uptake outer membrane protein, translating into MKTLIATNKITLLLAAAGIGLFLNSCTKQLDQNTQSVITDPIFWKTESDLIAGTNYLYSSLPDFNTPLEDRMSDLAVNITTRTVDQVSDGSRNIPSNDGRWNNAYAYIRAANNVIEKSAGIPSGEMKTYCIAQARFFRAMSYFNLVKIYGDVPYIWRTITGRDDELLYTPRTARETVVDSIYADLDFAAANCPQADQLPGSSSASGVAGKEYGRITRSAALAFKSRVALYEGSWNKFHGAPEFTGTKNPTKHFTIAKEAAQTVMNEAKHSLFTGTGELSYQDLFRYPGEYYANNKENILVRLYGQNMSNSIASHSYMRNNLTDGGNAATRAYVNLALYSDGLPAGKSTLDSNGIETGLLTDTRNRDPRLVMTLFKVGDPYASISGGTPIYGNTFYYHQQKYWTGQADFLTAQVYLDYIAIRYAEVLLNYAEATYELNESISDADLNATINLLRNRASNNDISKLPLLTNAFVNSNGLSMREEIRRERTIELAFEGFRYWDLIRWKTAEVELPKAIIERKYFDDINYGGSVVPPLLDGYVLFQAADKRKFDTQKDYLWPLPSAQIGLSNNTLTQNPNWQ
- a CDS encoding SusC/RagA family TonB-linked outer membrane protein, with translation MKILLGVLALIINPLITFSQSKKITGRVIDEANKPVPGVSIRIKNTASGTTSDAEGKFSLSVPAGAVLVFSNINYDTREMEVGDQTSMIVQLVTKVSDLNTVVVVGYGSRSKADVGGAVISVDEKILKDRPVTNTLSALQGAAPGLVITRSNGQPGREGWTARIRGITSLGAQNAPLFIIDGVEGDINSINPNDIQNITVLEDAASAAIYGAKAGGGVILVTTKGGKANQKTRVDFSSMYTWRTTYARPEGLSSRKEGELLNAANVNGGGNPAFSEQQLEWFDDPNVDDYLNPNTNQWEYYYNNSMQDILMRNQSPQRNLNLSVSGGGDKSSFLFSMGYLDQQGVFKFGPDQYSRFNARINYNTKFSNVFSLDTRLSFAKENIMAPSVGVSGSYGLMYNVYSIRASRNPIFTPGSDGKLYAFIGTISNAYPILKDGGYDDEDKYNVNGVVTLSAKQIVKGLNLKAVYSPGLVLSNREIYNKTVPRWTIDQNMNPVPGTSINPVNSLNKSRPYSITQNFFTTADYNYSIDKHNFNLLGGYEYKIYQYDRIQAIQRALLLNDFPTLNYTTLANADVGNVSDNIQVNTWISYFGRLSYNYNKKYYLEGTFRRDGSSRLAPGHKFQNFYAVNAFWRIAEEEWFKTALPWIDEFKVAASYGTTGGAQTSDPNANNYDFQSPLSRSYYPFNDARTAMFWQGSLPADSKAWEIIKTANIGFDLEMLRSRLRIHFDYFKKTNDNVFVAQQLPSMLGVAPNAANLAAIKVTGWGVNINWTDQFKNGSYFISANLSDDKNTVVKNIGGTVYGQGINSALVGMSTNSIFGYKADGYFDTEDELAGSPVRVSNTSVGDIKLIDRNKDGFINEGVNTAENHGDLVYLGNTNSRYVFGINAGVNWKGFDISVLFNGVGKRNVLINPENAMAFYSGWIMPWKIHEDYWRPDNLDAKFPRILVSDRINNVVSSHWVQDASYIRLKNLQVGYTLTKDKHHIKGLGDVRLYFSGQDLWEKTGMWFNYYDPENTDRISYGYPMWRSYAMGLNVSF